Proteins from a genomic interval of Gossypium hirsutum isolate 1008001.06 chromosome A09, Gossypium_hirsutum_v2.1, whole genome shotgun sequence:
- the LOC107928596 gene encoding ubiquitin-conjugating enzyme E2-17 kDa: MASKRILKELKDLQKDPPTSCSAGPVAEDMFHWQATIMGPSDSPFAGGVFLVNIHFPPDYPFKPPKVAFRTKVFHPNINSNGSICLDILKEQWSPALTISKVLLSICSLLTDPNPDDPLVPEIAHMYKTDRAKYEATARSWTQKYAMG; the protein is encoded by the exons ATGGCTTCAAAGCGGATTTTGAAAGAACTTAAGGATTTGCAGAAGGATCCACCAACTTCCTGTAGTGCAG GTCCTGTAGCGGAAGACATGTTTCATTGGCAAGCAACAATTATGGGCCCCTCCGATAGCCCTTTTGCAGGAGGTGTGTTTTTGGTTAATATTCATTTTCCTCCGGATTATCCATTCAAGCCTCCTAAG GTTGCATTTAGGACCAAGGTCTTCCATCCAAACATCAACAGCAATGGGAGCATTTGTCTTGATATCCTAAAAGAACAGTGGAGCCCTGCACTGACCATTTCCAAG GTTCTGCTTTCTATTTGCTCGTTGTTGACGGATCCAAACCCTGATGATCCGCTTGTTCCGGAGATTGCTCACATGTACAAGACTGATCGGGCCAAGTACGAAGCTACTGCCCGCAGCTGGACCCAGAAGTATGCAATgggttga